The nucleotide sequence gatcacccctagtttttggtggggttcgtgttgtttattctttagttttctatgttgtgtcatgtgtactattgtttgtctgtttgtctttttcgtttttagccatggcgttgtcagtttattttagatttataagtttgactgtccctttggtatctttcgtccctcttttgttgaAGTAGAGTTAAATTTTATCTGAGTGAATTGCGATtatatatgttcttatgcatTAAAAAGAGGTTCCTTTAACAATTTCAGACCCATAATTACACTTTGTTTTTAGGGACACTTAAGTCATAATGGTACCCAGAACGTAGACATTGATTGTTGCCGATGAAGGTAAAGAAAAGCACTTTGGgcgcatgaaatttataacatatgtgtaactgtttttattttccaAGTGACATGTCAGCAACAATGTGTTTGTTATTGAAATAAGACAAGTGTTAAGATATAGAAGATGCGGtatagtgccaatgagacaactctgcatctaggtctcaatttgtaaaaagtaaactattgtaggtcaaagtacgacatTCAACACAGagcgttggctcacaccgaacagcaagctattaaaggCCACAAAAATTAATAGTGTTAATAAAAGCAACAATAGTATATTTACTGCTGTTCGAgatttataaatcgattgagaaaaaaataatccGGGTTAcatactaaaactgagggaaacgcatcaatataagaggagaaaaatgatacaacaaaaaactcaacattaaaatgtacaagagtctttcatttttgtttaaatggcCAGCTAAAGCAGgctgcattgaagatccattggtgaccttcggctgtcgTATGCTCTTcggtcgagttgttgtctttttgacacaatccccatttccagtctcaattttataagattgtatgtactcttaaagatctttggaattatttagtatccacatctgattcacgccaacTCTTGATTACGTTATTTCATCATAACTTTGGAACCCAGCTTTGGTCGTTGAtaaattgatgttaataatttaaaaagaggtTTCTCAGAAGTCCCTGCAATACAACATTGTTTGTCAAGATGCTATGTAATTTAGGTACTAATATACATTACAGTGAACGGAGTTCAAGTTCTTCATcgttggttgaaattccaaaggagcATTGCGTTATTATTGTTTAGAATTGCATCTTTAGTGAGTGTCGCTGTGGAATCTGTTGAGTTTCAAGTCAATTGTAAATACATGAATATTTTTCAACCAGTTGACATACAAACCAAATGACTTTGTAGATAACAAAAGTTGAAGGAATCGCATAATCTCTGAATGAAGCGATCGATCGAACAAAGTTCATAGGGTAACCATCTGGAGAATAGGACACAATTGGTATGAGAATATAACACacttgactgttcctctggtatctttcgaccctcttttggTATATTTACAATTCAGATACTAGTAACCATTCTTGTATCTTAAGATCTATGACTGCAAAACATGTCTTGAGCTAGCTGGAACACAGACTCATTGTATCCGTCAAGCATTATGTGATGTGACCAGAATACGTATGCAGTGTTAATTTCAATAAGTTTTCCTCATTTACCTGTTTGAGTAGTTCCTGTACtaattcaggaatatgaaagCCATtcgtgtttgtgcttttgatttcggATTTTCCGGTTTGAATTTATTTGGGATTcaagtattttgtgattttacttttgtgtaACCTGCACACCACTAataaggaagttcgcttgtcatgttttgggatatTTGTCATCCGTGAAGCATTTTATGATGTGACCAGAATACGTATGGAGTATTGATTTCAACAAGTTTACCTCATTTATCAGTTGGAGTAGTTCCTgttccaattcaggaatatgacacttattatccattcgtttgatgtgtatcaGCTTTTGATTATGACATTTGATTtaggactttccgatttgaatttatctgggagttcagtatttttgtgatttaaataaactcatcatagataccaggactaaattttgtatatacgccagacgcgcgtttcgtctacaaaagactcatcagtgacggtcgaatccaaaaaagttaaaaagaccaaataaagtacgaagttgaagagtattaaggaccaaaattcctaaaagttttgccaaatccagctttCAATTTTGTGTAAGATGTGTAACACCACTATTAATGAAGTTTATATAGTAtctattgtttcacatttgtcatagTGAGGCTTTAAATAACTTAATGCAAGaatatgggttttactcattgttgaaagccataaacaacaaaaacaacgcATTATAATGTTTATACCTCCAAAGAACTCTTCTTTAACTCTTTTCTTCGGGACCGGTCAAAgctaaatatttgaaagccaaggatgtgtAAGAATCAATATAGATGTGTATATACATCCTTTTCCTTTAAAGGAAGAAATGGTGCTCTTGTTCATAGTTATCTCATTTGCTATCATGGAGTATTTTAAAGACCCTGCAATACGAGGGTATAATGTTATTTAGATATCATGGAGTATTTTAGAGACCCTGCAATACGAGGGTATAATGATATTTAGATATCCATGGAGTATTTTAGAGACCCTGCAATACGAGGGTATAATGTTATTTAGATATCCATGGAGTATTTTAGAGACCCTGCAATACGAGGGTATAATGTTATGTAGATATCCATGGAGTATTTTAGAGACCCTGCAATACGAGGGTATAATGTTATTTAGATATCATGGAGTATTTTAGAGACCCTGCAATACGAGGGTATAATGTTATTTAGATATCATGGAGTATTTAAGAGACCCTGCTATACGAGGGTATAATGTTATTTAGATATCCATGGAGTATTTTAGAGACACTGCAATACGAGGGTATAATGTTATTTAGATATCCATGGAGTATTTTAGAGACCCTGCAATACGAGGGTATAATGTTATTTAGATATCCTGGAGTATTTTAGAGACCCTGCAATACGAGGGTATAATGTTATTTAGATATCCTGGAGTATTTTAGAGACCCTGCAATACGAGGGTATAATGTTATTTAGATATCATGGAGTATTTTATAGACCCTGCAATACGAGGGTATAATGTTATTTAGATATCCATGGAGTATTTTAGAGACCCTGCAATACGAGGGTATAATGTTATTTAGATATCCAATACAGCAAAGCAAGATCCAGTTATTCATCGTTGGTTGAAATTCCTGTCCAGGAACACTGTATTATAATTGCATCTTCGGTAAGTTGTGGGGTACATGCCAAATTTGAAAGTGAATTGCCAATACCCCGTTTCCTTTTCAACCAGTTgagatacaaataaaatgtataatacaaAAGCTGAATGAACTCTAAATGAAGCAATCCCAATTGCATTAATATGGTAACCATCTTACCATTGAAATCAAGACAAAAGGTCCCAACAGAGAATAGGACACAATTGGTATATTTACAAATCAGATAACCATTCTTGCATTTTAAGAAATATGACCGTAGAACATGTCTTTAGCTAGTTGGAACAAGGACGCATTGCATCAGTTTAAGATCATGTGATTTGACCGTAATatagggcgaaagataccagaaattcacttatagatcgaaaataaactgacaatgccatggctaaaaatagaaagacaaacagacaaataatagtacaacagacacaacattgaaaactaaagactaagcaacacgatccccaccaaacactgggggtaatctcatgtgctccggaagggtaagcagatcctgctctacatcgTATTGCTCAtcttattacaaacccggtaaatagtctaattcggtaggtcacattcgtggtgaaaGGGGAAGTTGAATGtcgttacgacgtaaggaacatatccgatatcatctgtgaaacggttatttcataacggtcaaccaactcgaaatggcgtccgtaaaatttacgaagggattatttcaacttcaccatttggaactcttggcttaatagcttccttgtgagcagcaaccatctatcgaggaaatcatgataggaagtACAAgctcgggaatatcgtatcaattggtacatgcattttctacatttgaacatgcctgtaccaagtcaagaatatgacagttgtccatttgtttgatgggttttatcttttgattttgccatttaataagagactttccgttttgaattttcctcaagagttcagtatttttgtgattttacttttttggagatatatactccgcatgcaggcgctgctggaaagttgctacatagaaatggaaagttcacaattgggaagctgaaatcatctcttttgtcgtaaaggaTTGTTTTTagccgacccttattgtcaatttctagatgtaagtcaagatatgaggcagacttaactgtatctgttgtatcctgtATCTCTATTTCGATGTGATAGATGCAATcaacaaagtcaccaaattttgaattatttagtgagagaacatcatctgtatattggaaagtaaagttaaaggatattgctaacttctatctttcttcctaagaagttcctgtatgaaggcAGCCTCATAATAAAACAGAAACAAGTTGGGAAGAAGAGTGACACAattagttcccattggaatgctgacagtctgttgaaaaatacgtcctcaaaacataacaaatatgttgtcaatcaagaaatcaagcattgataatgtcagtttcagagaattttttgtttgaatcagagtaggatttatcccttcatAAGACAAGCTACTTGTTTCTACGTGCACCATTCCTTTTTattaaacaaagcaataccaactctttcaatttgtgttttagtttggaatgggaaatacttgtgtaaaatgtagaaaagttaaatgtttaaatactataacaagatgagagagtcttagattgtatgtactctaaaacgTATGGAATGTTGATTTCAATCGCTTCTACTCATGATGATACATTCTGGGACTGATAGTCCAACAGCAGCTGTATTTGCCTGGAATGTGCCCAATAGttgttaacatttattttaaagaaacaaatagtGCTCTTATTCATAatagtctcattgacaatcataccatatcttccttatttctatatttccTGTAAAACATGTTGAATGAAATATCCAGCTGAACAGTATTTTTCCACAGACCTGACTGaagttaaatcaaaataaaaacaaattgttgagaatgttttacttattttgtatCTTCTATAACTTTGTCattcaaaatacatttatcatataacattataaattcATTCCTTTAATAATAGcaaaatcatttataaaacataaaacaaataagaTGCTAATTTTTACCCTTGTCCTACACACTATTAGGTAATTATTCAATTTGCATTTAAAATCATGCATCAAAATGTTATACTTCTTTACTGGAAATTAATATgataatttaaatattgaaccTGATATTGTTGAAAAGATGTGTTACTAAATATATGCATTTAGGGGCAAGAATTTTCTTATACACTTTCAGTtaagcattttaaaaatattatgtcaataaaataactttaaaacacaacattaatgattaaatcacagaaaaaaataaaaaaattgaaagttttattttataccTTATACATGAACCTAAAACTGAAATGATATGTTATGATAaatgcttcaaccaaatgtttagaaataaaagtGAAAATCAAGATAGCCATGAATAAATTATCATTATAAGTTGAAgttcttgtgttttaattttgtgtttaatctaaaattgtaaatattttaacacagtaaataaaataaatgcatgtaGAATTTAAAAGCTAAAAACATGATAGTTTACTATAATTTTACTTTCAAACTGATAGCTTCAACTTGTGTTACATGAATAAAGGGAGGAAAcccaataaaacaataaaacaggaGGACATGAACAATATAGGAATCAGTGGTAGGATTGTTATTGAGATTATCCATTAAAGACAAAAGAAGTGACCATTTGCAGTCACttaacagccttaaaaaaaagattaaagcattgtgaaaatattttgattttaccaATTTGACATGTTTATGTAATTTTTGCCATAAATATTTTGGAATTAATGCATGTCTTTTAACTTGGTTACTATCTGGTTACCACTGCAATTCTTAGTGGGTCATTTATAGTATATCAAAAATATGTTAGGAAGTTTAAAATGTGTATCTCTATTTGAAACATTTCAATAAAGTTCAGTGACAAGCATGGCATTGCACAGAAacctcaattatttttttacgaTATGGCATGTAAGAAAGAGAATATCATACTTTCCAGTTGTTGTAAATCTCTGTAGTTAACAGTAGTGTAGGCCCACATTGAAAAGGAATGAGGTAGAATTGTTGGAACATGGATACACAAGTCACGAAGACAATATACAATATAGGGACTTCAACCTCACTGTAATGTTGGTCTTACAATTCAACCATGCCAATACACAAAACTTATTAGTGTGCAATCATGGAATCAGTTCACATGAGAATTTTGGAATAAACCATCACAGGTAAATGAATGAAAAGAATTATATGGATCTTCCTCACAATAAAAGTTTTTTAGATTTAAGTATATTTCAACATTAACTGCATTCATTAGTGTTTAAATCATATATAACATGCATGTAACATGTTAAGGCTTTATATCTAAAATGATTCCAAGTATCATTTTACAGAAAAGTGGCAAAAAAGTAGAAACTAGTTATAATAAAGTTTGATGAAGTCTTTAACTTTCCACATAAATACATTTAGTCTGTACACCAACGAATTAACAAAATCTTGACAgaattttgtttatcatttattatcCAACTATTCATATCTTTGAAAATATATGAGGTgaactttgatatatatatatatatttgatcatattatatatttgattatacTGCATAGAATCTTTAATGAATAAATAAGCTGAAaatttccccccaaaaaataagattatcAATTGTAAGAAGTGGATTTAAGGGCATGAATTGTCCTGCTATAAATAGTTTGTCTAGATGTTGCCTATCTTTTCTAAATGTAAAATCAAAGACATTTTCTTCCCAAAGCTCAAATTCTGTAAGAAAATATTCATTTAGTGGTTTACACGATCGGCTAACAAAAGAGATGTCTTTTTCCTTTCTCATCATAAAACAATAGATGGGTGGTTATCAAACTGAATTGTTCAACTTTTTGTttgtgattttcattttttatttaatttttaaatctgaaaataaTCCAATGTTTCTCCTAATTCGACCaagattttaaatttaataaatccCCCATGCAcatttgatttgaaattttgcagtttCCAAAGATAATTATATTTAGGGATAGGAAATAGGACTAGTATTTATACTACATGTAGCTAATGACACCCAATAATTGTTTTTGGCAAGCAATACAATGTTTTAGGACTTACAGTGAATCAAATGATGGAGTGGGAGACAGGAAACAGACATTTCTTTGTTTGCCGATGTACACTGATGTAAGTGATTCCATACTTCCATTCTAGTTAATACACATGTACACATTGCTTTAAATTGgtattttaacaaataatgcaTTAGACAAATACACTGTTCATGTTTTTAACACTTTTCATAgcagaaataaacaaaaaatagtcCTAGTAGAAACACAACCTtctaatatgtatatatttttaaacagcTGTTTCAATTTTTCACTTTAAATCCAAAACATTCAACAGGCTCTTAAACTGGAAAATAAACAGGTACATTTACGATTTTAATTTATGGTCATGGTTGAATAATCATGAataatattattgattttaaaaacttTGTAATGGTATCTTGTTGTTTTTTGTAATCCAGTTCCATTAATGGCATCTCATACATTGTGCTTTTACTATTACATGCAACAAACCATGACATTTCTAACATAAATACAAACAACCTTTgtgattaataaaagaaaaataacatataattaaatatacagatgcttaaaaaaattactgaaaaaatctAACATTTTTGCAAGAAAAAAAACCTTGCAATGATACACCTATATACAAATAGTGTATACATCTCTTAATAAATATAAGCATGAATTGATAAGTTTGAGGAGTGTAGGACAAGTGTAAAGTTCAGTCTAGTTTGAGGACTAATCCATTAAATCTGACATTCTGACAAAAATCTCACACAGACATATATTGTCTACCACTAATTGAAAGTACTTGTTTCAGAAGATTccagtctatctatcacagtatACTTTCACATGGATGATGGTGGGTGGTAAAGGCttattttcgtgcaacatgttttgccatttttatttcacatgcagccaagaaaaaggttcgttattcactGTGTTTCGTGAAATCAGTTAAAAGATCAATTGCAAAAAAATTTTAATTGTTcattcatcgtgaaatggcaatttaaTTTCGCATTCTCCCGTGCAGATACCCCCTCTTTACGCCCCTCATGTATAGACAGGTGATAGTTGTACAAAAACACATTTCTAGAATCAAGCTTCAATCAAAAGAAAAGTTTTCGAGAGCAATGTATTTTAAGGTTCCAATACCAAAAGGACCTAATTATAAGactacaaaattgagaatggatatggggaatgtgtcaaagacacactGACTcgaacaaagagcagaaaaaatattattgttttactaTCCAAACTTTTAGTATCACACTAGAACATGACATATACATGGGGATTAgaatcataaaatttattttcagtGACAAAAACTATCAGCCAGGAGGATTGAAATTTGCATTAAATAACCAAAGGTCAAGGGCAATTTGAATTTCAGAGTCAAGTACTACTTGAGAAGTCAAAAGTCATTTTGTGTATAGAATGAAAGTCCTGGACTTTAGCAATTCAAAAATGAACAGTAACTCTTAGAAAAGACTTGTCTTACACTTCTGAACCACACTAATTTGAACCCAAATGACAGCTTACAATAACTGTTTATATAATCAAAGGAACCATAGCTTTTATCATTTAATGGACTAGTCCTAACATTAAGTATTTACTCATCTAAAATCTTCAcactaacaaaaaatatataattcaattGTTTATAACTtctaaataaaactataaaatgatCATTAAAGGGCtgagaaattttaaattaaatctaTAGACTTTGTCaaaaaaagttaatatgtttATAATCAGTCTAATTTCGCCGAAATATTGAAGATAAAATTATGAAATACGAAATTGTTTAAGCTGAAGAAATTTTCATTTGAACTAAAGTTCCTGAAGAACAATGCTACACAGGATTATCACAAGCTTCTGGGAGTTTGTTATCACATGCTGCGCAGGCATACGAATCTGCTTTATTTAGTAATGTACATCGAGGACATTGCTTTCCCCATCGGACATCTGGAGATTTGACGATATCCCTACTCTTAGAACACATGTAGCATGTATTGACAAATCTATTGTTTTTCATGGTACAGTGATCACAAATCCATGTCTCTTCATCTCCGAGGCTACACGACGGTATTCTTTCTTCTGGCTCCCTACGTGCAATAGGAGCAGAATGGCTACTGAAAGTAAATGGTTGACAATGCCCAGGGGATGAGAGCTTATCATTCACAACGGGTTTGGATATGCGTGAATAAACAGGTGCAGCAGTAGGGTTTTGTGGGGTATCAACAACAAAGTCTGTCTTTGTTATTGACCTTGAGGGTCGAATAACTCCAACAATGTCATCAGCTGTTAACTGTTCTACGATTTCaggtttaatattttcttttggcGACCACTGATCAGGTGGAAAAGCTGAACTAACGGATTTATTTCTTGCCCTTAGAAGTTCTGCTTTCGTTGTTTGCTGTTGTCCTTGTGGAAAGGGAGAAGAAAATTGTGGTTTATGAACCGGTTGTGCCGCAGGCTCGTGCTGTGGCCATGAATACTGTGGTCGATGAAGGGGTGATTGTTCTGGGTGAGTTGGCCATGAAATCTGAGCATGTACAGCACTATGTGGATTTTTTTCCTTAATAACACGAGTACTTCGAGTTCTTATGGTATCCACATCGGCATATGGTAATTCTGATGGAACTCCAGATTCTATTCCAGAGTCACGATAGGGGCGACTCTCTTTACTTGAAGGAGTTTGAAGAATGTTTCCTCTTTGTCCATTGAAATACTTTTctccatatttttttaataaacctTCATTTACAAATGACCATTCGTCAGATGGTCGAACAGATGGTTGTTTAGGTGTCTGGgacatttcttctttttcttcttcaattAATTGCAAGCTTGCCATCATATGATCTTCCAATGTGCCTTCTTTGAATTCACTATTTTGTATTTCTGGTCTAATATCACTCTCTACAACAGAAAGTGCTTGACCATGTTGTGTTCTCATTGGTGGTTGCCTTGGAGACAATTGATCAAcgtaatcaatattttttattgtttgatctGGTGATGTAATAATGCAATCCTCCTTTTTTAAGTTGAACGATTTCCTCAAAACAGAATACATTTCTTCAACATCACCACAGTGTGTTGCACGTAAATTTGCTATGTCAGCTGCATTTATGGAGAACTTAGTTCTTATCTGCAGTTCATGAATAATAATGCATTCTACAGAAGCAATAAAACACTCAAATGCCAATGCTAAAAGCAAATCTTTGTTAATATTCTTACTTAATTTAAACTCATTTTTTATAGGATTTTCACTATATCCTGCGATTCGAAACAATTCTTCTACACCTGTAAGGTGAGACGCTATCTTTGTCTGAAAAAATCCACTGTATTTCTGAAAagacattaaaaataaaactacatgtacaatgatgtataatttaattttggatgtaacatgtcttctgattggctgacgttattttgttatcagtccatagacttaacatgcttaatttagtcatgtgaccgtgacgtcatcaacgttttttttaatggttttctacggtttaaaatggaatttagaattaaattataagaaatgactgtaatattttttctgtctattcgaaataacataaaaaatgtggtgcacactgctacgcacgttattcagtgtgcaccaatttcttcatagacagaaaaaatataacagtcattccttaaatatatagAATGTAGCAAAAAGTTTAAAGATATTACACCATCATATTCACAGAAAGATTTGATATTACTGTGAAGTTTTCTCCTATCAGGAATTGTGTCGAAATAAAACATGTCCATTTACTCCATTATTTTATACAGAAATGATGTCTGTAATAATGCCTTTCAGTGACAGTCACAGACATTCTTGCCAGGTGAAATGGGTCAGATACATTCAAATTTACCACTGTTTGTTTTAATGTTTAGATCTCTAGTAATTTCAACATGTTTACATTATTATTTGCACCATTTACATTTTACAGTGAAAAAACTTGTGCATTGAATACATTGTACcagttgattttattttgatgattACATTGCCTTTGTCTGTTACTTTTTTACCCAATTTTTCTCTGTTACATATTTGCATAGACGTGCCTGACGAAAAGCAAATTTACTGTACATAGCAATTACCATTATGGTAGGAAAAAGATGTGACTACATATATTTTTGACCCTAGATGTCTTTTTTACATGTTATtctattgttgggttgatgcatTACCAATATATACCTTTTACTCTTTCAAGTCAAATTGAATATTCAATAAAGgctttacttaaataaggccttagttttctcatttgaaatgttttacattgtcatttcatggccttttatagctgactatgcggtttgggctttgctaattgttgaaggctgtacgttgacctatagttgttaatttctgtgccattttggtctcttgtggagagttgtctcatttgcaatcataccacatcttctttttttatacttccCAACTAATAAGAAGTATTATAATAACCCTAAATTACCTTAATTGTGTGGAATTCTGCTTTCCATGGGTTACTGGACACAAGACTGAAATAATACTCTAACTTCTCAAATGATTCACTGGCTTTAGATGATATAAAACTTTCTTGTTTCGCACTCTTCATAATGATACTTGGTATCTCTTTGACCTTGAACTTCTGTGAAGGTTGACATTTACAGACAAAATGTCGTAAATATTCTTTGACCGTAGTTAATTGATTACTGTTTTCCGAACTGTTACACTTGGTGAATTTATACAGTTCTTCAGCTTGAGTTCGATGATCCATACTGAAAGGTTAAAGGTCAGTGATACCACTGATAATACTGTACACCCTCCAACATTTTAACTTTTTCCTGACATCACTGTAAAATATAAGTCAATTAATCAAACACTAGAAATTACTTTGTTCTGAAGTgacaaatgtttatataatcgTTTTAAAGTGATTGCAAACTTTCACAGTTGCCATTCATTCCAGGTTagatttattgattgttggttggttAAAGTCTCTCACAGTTGCCATTCATTCCAGGTTagatttattgattgttggttggttAAAGTCTCGCAGCAATTCTAGTTCAGATAAAAAGTCATAaagtgttacatatttcttttctcgtttgaattgttttacattgtcatttcgggtccttttatagctgactttgtagtatgggctttgctcattgttaaaggccgtatggtgaacgatagttgttaatttctgagtcattttcGTCTCTTgtcgagttgtctcattggcattcataccacatcttctttttttatatttacaatgtacatgatataaattagtctttctgtttttttcagtttatttattattaagaaaatatttgCTCATATCATTTTGGAGATTTACAATCCTATCTATGGTGGATATGGTTGTGTACTCCAAGAACCTAATCCAGTACATCATGCACCTTGTCCCAAGTTCTGTAACAGTAATAGTTGTACAGTTGTAATCAACTAGTATTAATCATTTGTTAATACATGTACTACTGACTACTGAGCATAACGAAACTTGCTAGT is from Mytilus galloprovincialis chromosome 6, xbMytGall1.hap1.1, whole genome shotgun sequence and encodes:
- the LOC143078671 gene encoding uncharacterized protein LOC143078671; its protein translation is MDHRTQAEELYKFTKCNSSENSNQLTTVKEYLRHFVCKCQPSQKFKVKEIPSIIMKSAKQESFISSKASESFEKLEYYFSLVSSNPWKAEFHTIKKYSGFFQTKIASHLTGVEELFRIAGYSENPIKNEFKLSKNINKDLLLALAFECFIASVECIIIHELQIRTKFSINAADIANLRATHCGDVEEMYSVLRKSFNLKKEDCIITSPDQTIKNIDYVDQLSPRQPPMRTQHGQALSVVESDIRPEIQNSEFKEGTLEDHMMASLQLIEEEKEEMSQTPKQPSVRPSDEWSFVNEGLLKKYGEKYFNGQRGNILQTPSSKESRPYRDSGIESGVPSELPYADVDTIRTRSTRVIKEKNPHSAVHAQISWPTHPEQSPLHRPQYSWPQHEPAAQPVHKPQFSSPFPQGQQQTTKAELLRARNKSVSSAFPPDQWSPKENIKPEIVEQLTADDIVGVIRPSRSITKTDFVVDTPQNPTAAPVYSRISKPVVNDKLSSPGHCQPFTFSSHSAPIARREPEERIPSCSLGDEETWICDHCTMKNNRFVNTCYMCSKSRDIVKSPDVRWGKQCPRCTLLNKADSYACAACDNKLPEACDNPV